DNA from Salinispora arenicola:
CCAGCATGGTCAGTGCCGAGCGCAGCTTGTTGCCGGCGACGCCCTGGCCGGCGAAACGCAGGATCTCCCACAGGCTCATCGGGCACCGTCCCGCCGCACGTCGGAGCTGATCCGCCCGTCGAGGAGGGCTACCAGCCGGCGGGTTCGATCGGCGACGTCCGGCTCGTGCGTGATCATGACGATGGTGCGGCCAGCGGCGTGCAGCTCGTCGAAGATGGCCAGTATCTCCTCGGTGGAACGGCTGTCCAGGTTGCCGGTCGGCTCGTCGGCCAGAATCAGTGCCGGCTGGGTGACCAGCGCGCGGGCAACCGCGACCCGCTGTTGCTGGCCGCCGGAGAGCTGGTTCGGCTCGTGACCGGCCCGATCGGCCAGCCCGACCAGCTCCAACGCGGCGAGCGCCTGCCGCCGCCGCCGCGCAGGCCGCACCCCCGCGTAGGCCAGCGGAAGCTCGACATTGGTCACCGCCGAGGTGCGCGGGATCAGGTTGAACGCCTGGAAGACGAAGCCGATCCGTCGATTGCGTACCAGGGCCAGCCGGTTGTCGTCGAGCCGGCCCACATCGACGCCGTCGAGCAGGTATGTGCCGCCGGTGGGCACATCGAGGCAGCCGAGGATGTTCATCAGGGTGGACTTGCCCGATCCCGACGAGCCCATGATTGCCACATAGTCGCCCGCCGCGACGGTGAGGGACACCCCGCGCAGCGCATGCACGGCCGCCTCGCCCTGGCCGTA
Protein-coding regions in this window:
- a CDS encoding ABC transporter ATP-binding protein, whose product is MTVYQATVGQPATWATTRPVLDVREMTKVYGQGEAAVHALRGVSLTVAAGDYVAIMGSSGSGKSTLMNILGCLDVPTGGTYLLDGVDVGRLDDNRLALVRNRRIGFVFQAFNLIPRTSAVTNVELPLAYAGVRPARRRRQALAALELVGLADRAGHEPNQLSGGQQQRVAVARALVTQPALILADEPTGNLDSRSTEEILAIFDELHAAGRTIVMITHEPDVADRTRRLVALLDGRISSDVRRDGAR